tcatcaacatccACTAcatcgtcttcatcttcatccatttctgTACTTCGACTGTTTCGAGATGCATGCTGAAGCCGTTCTCTACGTCTACGCTCTCGTTCACGGCTTTTATAAAGGTCCAACGAGATTAAAGAGAATAACCCTCCAATAGATGAATCAGATATAGTGTCTAACACCATGGTATGACGCCAGTCTCGGAATTCATTCTGATGCAAGTACAACCAGTGCTGTTGAGGACCAACAACCATACCGGGTCTCATCATGCGCATGTATCCAATACACTCACTGGCAGTAAAACCATGCGTATATATTAGATAGGCTCCTATCAAACAACCGGTTCGTCCAAGACCAGCCTTGCAATGAACAGCAATCTTTCCATTGTTAGAAATCACCGTCTCAGAGGCCCCAATGAATTTTTGAACCAGCTCCATCGTCGGACAGGTTCCGTCTTCAAAGATCATATCAATATGATTGATACCTCGTTTTTCAAACTCCTTTTTATCGTACAAATGTGAATTCAATCTCACCACTAGTTGCACATCGTGTGCAACAAAGTACTGTAGCACTTTTCTAAACGGCTCATTCAACGGAGCTCCAGGTCGAGACTGTTTAGGAGAAGCAAAGGCAACGAAATCGTTAGAAATAACGTTGAAGTCACCCTGATCAACTCTCTCATACTGCTCGTACTCCTCTAAGTTGAAATTGGTAATATCCACCATACCTCTTTCTTTAGCACGCCATATTCCGTAGACAACGTCCTGAATGGTCAACTCAAAGTCAGCACGAGAATATCCGGCATCTCTAAATGGCATGAAAGGGTGTTCCATCTGCGCTATTGGCTGTAAAACTTGATGTGGAGCCCAATCTTGAACCAGTACTAAGTAACAGCACAGAAGACAGGCAGCATTTGCCCTTGAGTTGGGACTCTGAGAGGAGTAGAAAATGACCGCCTTGTTACCGTTCTCAGGATCGTTAAGAATGTTGTGAAGCGCGACAGCAAAACGGTACAAATGACCAATATGTAATGGGCCAAAGTCAAGATGGAATGCATTATAAGGGAGGGCTTCTTCCACTGTGAAGTAAATCAACTGATCCGTGTTTTCTGGGGTATTATCATAAGCGCCCAAATAGACCTTATTTTTAAGGAACTCTATGGCGTCCACTTTGACTTTGCGATGCATCACGTAGCAAATCCTTCAGACACAAGAAATTAAAGCAAAAGCAGAGGCAAAGACGTGTGTCGATTTAAAGAGTTCAGGGAAGAAACAGAATAGCCCGCAAAAAAATATAAGGATAGaagggaaagaaagacTGTTGATAAAAAGATTATTTACCAACTTCCCAAAAGGGTAAAGTAATCAAAAGCCATCAGCTCTCTTGGAAAtttatttgaagatattcttcGACGAGTCGATCGAccaaaagtgaaaaattgCCGTCTTAGCATATACTAATAAGTTTCCTATACATCTATCCTTTATCATTTGCACatcattcttcattctttatACTCTTTGTGATCATGGGTTTTGGATTTGGCTCAAATTTTGGTTCTACTTCCAGCTTTGGAGACGTTGAGGGAGGTCTCGGTACAAACGGCTTTGAGGTATCTTTGAATTATATTACCGGAGTACCAGATGCTAATATTCTACCCTCTAACGATTTACAACTTTGCTTCAAAGGATTTCAAAAACGCGATAATACTACCAGGGAGAAATCAATTGCCAATCTCTTGAAATTGATCGAACTTGATCCTAAACAGATAGACAAGGATTTGGTGATTATATC
The sequence above is a segment of the Brettanomyces nanus chromosome 4, complete sequence genome. Coding sequences within it:
- the CDC14 gene encoding cell division control protein 14 (BUSCO:EOG09340WEX), giving the protein MHRKVKVDAIEFLKNKVYLGAYDNTPENTDQLIYFTVEEALPYNAFHLDFGPLHIGHLYRFAVALHNILNDPENGNKAVIFYSSQSPNSRANAACLLCCYLVLVQDWAPHQVLQPIAQMEHPFMPFRDAGYSRADFELTIQDVVYGIWRAKERGMVDITNFNLEEYEQYERVDQGDFNVISNDFVAFASPKQSRPGAPLNEPFRKVLQYFVAHDVQLVVRLNSHLYDKKEFEKRGINHIDMIFEDGTCPTMELVQKFIGASETVISNNGKIAVHCKAGLGRTGCLIGAYLIYTHGFTASECIGYMRMMRPGMVVGPQQHWLYLHQNEFRDWRHTMVLDTISDSSIGGLFSLISLDLYKSRERERRRRERLQHASRNSRSTEMDEDEDDVVDVDDSIELPPSTPLRRREASGQLKRATSNAVPIENPGQPRKYVGADGRFTNSDEEQDEGPYNSTANTTVEIGSPKKKADVGTVMTLGKENRYSSKKIGNHSSPVAHHRYPQSQFYRKITTTTTTTTIASSPPPTRVGHNADGGLLKVPKQRAVTNGKEKSSRIGSIERVLGKPGVRKVSGKRYTSGL